From Edaphobacter lichenicola, the proteins below share one genomic window:
- the rpoD gene encoding RNA polymerase sigma factor RpoD yields the protein MAEEIDKYEDDIDKLIDTGKEKGYLTYGEVNDLLPGDITTPDDLDDLLTTINTQGIDVLSGEERASGRDKYEPEAGEESDDVELDLSPGTLEKTNDPVRMYLREMGTVPLLTREGEVEIAKRIERGQLRVMKAISRSPIVIREIVGLGEDLRRGVRNIKEVVTFDEEELTEEILQARVRATAGRIDVIVKHQKKLHALEEKLEAPAGKDAKAKARETRKTRWLIGREHVYINRIVRELKYTNGEKKRLLDKVNKTVDAMRTLERQIKTLEAKHEASKSEELRKEYRRQQKNCRTDLERVEADAGISLVDLKRTQREMIQGDMDAERAKRELIEANLRLVVSIAKKYTNRGLQFLDLIQEGNIGLMKAVDKFEYRRGYKFSTYATWWIRQAITRAIADQARTIRIPVHMIETINKLIRTSRQLVQELGREASSEEIARRMDIPVAKVRKVLKIAQEPISLETPIGEEEDSHLGDFIEDRMAVSPADAVISVNLKEYTSQVLRTLTPREERVIKMRFGLEDGSEHTLEEVGQSFQVTRERIRQIEAKALRKLRHPSRSRKLKAFVDGVKDM from the coding sequence GTGGCTGAAGAAATCGACAAGTACGAAGACGATATAGACAAGCTCATCGACACCGGGAAAGAGAAGGGATATCTCACCTATGGCGAGGTCAACGACCTGCTGCCTGGAGATATTACCACCCCCGACGATCTCGATGACCTTCTCACCACCATCAACACGCAGGGCATCGACGTGCTCTCGGGGGAAGAGCGCGCCAGTGGCCGCGACAAGTACGAACCTGAGGCCGGCGAAGAGTCCGACGACGTAGAGCTCGACTTGTCGCCCGGCACGCTCGAGAAGACCAACGACCCTGTCCGTATGTACCTCCGCGAGATGGGCACCGTTCCCCTGCTTACCCGTGAGGGCGAAGTCGAGATCGCCAAGCGCATTGAACGCGGCCAGCTTCGCGTCATGAAGGCTATTTCGCGCTCGCCTATTGTCATTCGCGAGATCGTCGGGCTCGGCGAAGACCTGCGCCGCGGTGTTCGCAACATCAAGGAAGTCGTTACCTTCGATGAAGAAGAGCTTACGGAAGAGATTTTGCAGGCTCGCGTCCGCGCCACTGCCGGCCGTATCGACGTCATCGTCAAGCACCAGAAGAAGCTCCACGCCCTCGAAGAAAAGCTCGAAGCGCCTGCGGGCAAAGACGCCAAGGCCAAGGCCAGGGAGACCCGTAAGACCCGCTGGCTTATCGGCCGCGAACACGTTTATATCAACCGTATTGTTCGCGAGCTGAAGTACACGAATGGCGAAAAGAAGCGCCTGCTCGACAAGGTCAACAAGACCGTTGACGCCATGCGCACCCTCGAGCGCCAGATCAAGACCCTTGAGGCCAAGCACGAGGCCTCGAAGTCCGAAGAGCTGCGCAAGGAGTATCGCCGCCAGCAGAAGAACTGCCGCACCGATCTCGAACGTGTCGAAGCCGATGCAGGCATCTCGCTGGTCGATCTGAAGCGCACGCAGCGCGAGATGATCCAGGGAGACATGGACGCTGAGCGCGCCAAGCGGGAGCTCATCGAGGCCAATCTTCGCCTCGTTGTTTCGATCGCGAAGAAGTACACGAACCGCGGCCTACAGTTCCTCGACCTCATTCAGGAGGGCAATATCGGCCTCATGAAGGCTGTTGATAAGTTTGAGTACCGTCGTGGTTACAAATTCTCGACCTACGCCACGTGGTGGATCCGTCAGGCCATTACCCGCGCCATTGCGGACCAGGCTCGCACCATCCGCATACCGGTCCACATGATCGAGACAATCAACAAGCTCATCCGCACCTCGCGTCAACTGGTGCAGGAGCTTGGCCGCGAGGCGTCGTCGGAAGAGATCGCCCGCCGTATGGACATCCCTGTCGCGAAGGTCCGCAAGGTTCTGAAGATCGCGCAGGAGCCCATCTCGCTTGAGACTCCTATCGGAGAAGAAGAAGACTCGCACCTTGGAGACTTCATCGAAGACCGCATGGCCGTCTCACCGGCGGACGCTGTCATCAGCGTCAACCTGAAGGAGTACACCTCGCAGGTGCTGCGCACCCTGACTCCGCGCGAAGAGCGTGTGATCAAGATGCGGTTCGGCCTCGAAGACGGTTCCGAGCATACGCTCGAAGAGGTTGGCCAGTCCTTCCAGGTCACCCGCGAGCGTATCCGTCAGATAGAGGCCAAGGCACTCCGCAAGCTCCGTCACCCCAGCCGCAGCCGCAAGCTGAAGGCCTTCGTCGACGGCGTCAAGGATATGTAA
- the ruvX gene encoding Holliday junction resolvase RuvX encodes MKTGRVMALDVGKIRVGVALSDPLGYTAQPLLTLWRKTRGEDLRSLLRLIRKHEVVKIVVGNPLHMSGEVSPWAVKVHEFAEELQKRSGLPVELWDERLSSVAAHEILNEAGHGRRERKYVIDQVAAVVILQGWMEATAQAAAKATLQQSDLRDINDQDPAEGE; translated from the coding sequence ATGAAGACCGGCCGCGTGATGGCGTTGGACGTGGGAAAGATTCGTGTGGGCGTCGCGCTCTCCGACCCGCTCGGATACACCGCGCAGCCCCTGTTAACGCTGTGGCGCAAGACCCGGGGCGAAGATCTGCGCAGCCTGCTACGCCTGATTCGCAAGCATGAGGTAGTAAAGATCGTGGTAGGCAATCCGCTGCATATGTCAGGTGAGGTAAGCCCCTGGGCCGTGAAGGTGCATGAGTTCGCCGAAGAGTTGCAAAAGCGCTCCGGCCTTCCCGTCGAGCTCTGGGATGAACGCCTCAGCTCGGTCGCAGCACACGAGATCCTTAATGAAGCCGGACACGGCCGCCGCGAGCGCAAGTATGTCATCGATCAGGTCGCCGCAGTAGTCATCCTGCAGGGTTGGATGGAGGCCACAGCACAGGCTGCAGCAAAGGCAACCCTGCAGCAAAGCGACCTCAGAGACATCAACGATCAAGACCCTGCCGAAGGGGAATGA
- the murQ gene encoding N-acetylmuramic acid 6-phosphate etherase, which yields METRTNLANLATEARNPRTEHIDELPTLEMLHLINEEDASVATAIAAVLPHIAQAIDAIAHRFEAGGRLFYIGAGTSGRLGVLDASECPPTFSVPPTLFQGIIAGGDSALRKSSEQSEDSPEQGAADLAAHALTANDTVLGIAASGRTPYVLGALTLARQLGALTISLTCVPNSAMAEVAEISIAPITGPEILTGSTRMKAGTATKLVLNMISTGVMIRTGAVYGNLMVNMQTSNVKLVDRAQRIIMAATGIDQPTATALLEKAGTIKTAIVMQKLSIDRPAAEAKLKAHHGNLSALLNRKP from the coding sequence ATGGAAACCAGAACGAATCTCGCCAACCTCGCCACTGAAGCGCGCAACCCGCGAACCGAACACATCGACGAGCTTCCCACTCTGGAGATGCTCCACCTCATCAACGAGGAGGACGCGAGCGTCGCCACCGCCATAGCTGCCGTCCTTCCGCACATCGCCCAGGCCATCGACGCCATCGCCCACCGCTTTGAAGCAGGCGGCCGCCTCTTCTACATCGGCGCAGGCACCAGCGGCCGTCTAGGCGTACTCGACGCCAGCGAGTGTCCTCCAACCTTCTCGGTTCCGCCGACCCTCTTCCAGGGAATCATCGCCGGTGGTGACAGCGCCCTCCGCAAGTCCAGCGAACAATCCGAAGACTCTCCGGAACAAGGGGCCGCAGACCTCGCCGCTCACGCACTCACCGCTAACGACACCGTCCTCGGCATAGCCGCCAGCGGACGCACTCCCTACGTCCTTGGAGCCCTCACGCTCGCTCGCCAACTAGGCGCCCTCACCATCTCCCTCACCTGCGTCCCCAACTCCGCGATGGCCGAAGTTGCGGAGATCTCCATCGCTCCCATCACCGGGCCCGAGATCCTGACCGGCAGCACGCGTATGAAGGCCGGCACCGCCACCAAGCTGGTCCTCAACATGATCTCCACCGGCGTCATGATCAGGACGGGCGCAGTCTACGGCAACCTCATGGTCAACATGCAGACCTCCAACGTCAAACTCGTCGACCGCGCCCAGCGCATCATCATGGCCGCCACCGGCATCGATCAACCCACCGCCACCGCCCTCCTCGAAAAAGCCGGCACCATCAAAACCGCTATTGTCATGCAGAAGCTCTCCATCGACCGCCCCGCCGCCGAAGCAAAACTGAAAGCCCACCACGGCAATCTCTCCGCGCTCCTGAATCGGAAGCCCTAA
- a CDS encoding AbrB/MazE/SpoVT family DNA-binding domain-containing protein: MANAVKITTIGNSVGIVLPKEILAKLNVEKGDSLYFLDTPDGIKLTAYDQNFADEMESARRIMRKNRDVLRKLAE; this comes from the coding sequence ATGGCTAACGCAGTAAAAATTACCACAATCGGCAATTCAGTCGGAATCGTTCTGCCTAAGGAGATTCTCGCTAAGTTGAACGTAGAAAAGGGCGATAGCCTGTATTTCCTTGACACTCCTGACGGCATTAAACTCACTGCATACGATCAGAATTTTGCTGATGAGATGGAGTCTGCGAGACGAATCATGCGAAAGAATCGTGATGTCCTCAGGAAGTTAGCGGAGTAA
- a CDS encoding glycosyltransferase family 39 protein: MTLPLSEPNRLPYWLRRLWPIYCFLAALVTFGYALYDPYQIDGDAVSYMDIGDLIRAHNWHGVVNGYWNPLYPAALALGHVVFHATRFTELHAYYMVNFGVFLLEMLAIVAFTDALIQLRDLREDSTASPNAGSFLPASFVLDRYTLRYLGVGLLVISTQRELSMGKVRPDALLQAFLLLGLAALLKHLASSQLRYAALMGIFLGLAYLTKSFAFLFTLLCIIALILFRAFWQRHSASRIAAASLLALVCFLVIAGPFIAALSRQKGRFDFGDSGTLNYAWFISGTEKMHLQPNQTSLFGASEVHLKHPEKQLLQSPGIFSYRQLPYGTYPDWFDNSFWNDQVKAHMNPRIEIVVVGQCIVRIIRYIANHPEAWLLLVLLLLMGGCLSRDWQPSSNAFWVAPFLLGLGVLGIYGMVNIEDRYITVGLLAILLPLFAALRLSTGVEASATRTAASAAVVLLAILAVGESARTVGELRRELPFAGLPAGWYSPSIFGAAHALNDMGVGPGDTVACIGTTACLYDPYWARLAGVRVLTEIYVPTTPLYPSFAAMPNRDEAIDVVRRQGDKVLIGYFTPGLMTGTNPISAGWHELDSSPFYVLPLNLPTATTTENLHP, from the coding sequence ATGACACTCCCCTTGTCGGAGCCTAACCGTCTTCCTTACTGGCTGCGTCGCCTCTGGCCCATCTACTGTTTTCTTGCCGCCCTCGTAACCTTCGGCTACGCGCTCTACGATCCCTACCAGATCGATGGCGACGCCGTCTCCTACATGGACATCGGGGACCTCATCCGCGCTCACAATTGGCACGGCGTCGTCAACGGCTACTGGAACCCACTCTATCCTGCTGCTCTCGCCCTCGGCCACGTCGTCTTCCACGCCACTCGCTTCACCGAGCTTCACGCCTACTACATGGTTAACTTCGGCGTGTTCCTGCTGGAGATGCTGGCCATCGTCGCTTTCACAGACGCTCTTATCCAACTTCGCGACCTCCGCGAAGACTCGACGGCTTCACCAAACGCCGGATCATTCCTTCCTGCATCTTTTGTTTTAGACCGCTACACCCTGCGCTACCTCGGTGTAGGACTACTTGTCATCTCGACCCAGCGCGAACTCAGCATGGGCAAGGTTCGTCCTGATGCGCTCCTTCAGGCCTTCCTGCTTCTCGGCCTGGCCGCGCTGTTGAAACATCTCGCATCGAGCCAGCTGCGTTACGCCGCGCTGATGGGCATCTTCCTCGGCCTTGCTTACCTCACCAAATCCTTCGCCTTCCTGTTCACTCTCCTCTGCATCATTGCGCTGATTCTCTTTCGCGCTTTCTGGCAGCGGCATTCTGCCAGCAGGATCGCAGCGGCAAGTCTTCTCGCATTGGTCTGCTTCTTGGTGATTGCGGGTCCATTTATTGCCGCGCTCTCCAGGCAAAAGGGACGCTTCGACTTCGGGGACTCCGGCACTCTCAACTACGCGTGGTTCATCAGCGGCACAGAAAAGATGCATCTCCAGCCTAACCAGACGTCACTCTTCGGTGCATCTGAGGTTCATCTCAAACATCCAGAAAAACAGTTACTCCAATCGCCGGGCATCTTCAGCTATCGTCAGCTTCCCTATGGCACCTATCCCGACTGGTTCGACAACTCGTTCTGGAACGACCAGGTGAAGGCGCACATGAACCCGCGCATCGAGATCGTCGTTGTGGGCCAGTGCATCGTGCGCATTATTCGGTACATTGCGAATCACCCCGAGGCTTGGCTCCTTCTCGTTCTTCTTCTGCTTATGGGAGGGTGCCTGTCCCGAGACTGGCAACCCTCCTCCAATGCTTTCTGGGTCGCACCATTTCTGCTCGGCCTTGGTGTCCTCGGCATCTACGGCATGGTGAACATCGAGGATCGCTACATCACCGTCGGCCTTCTCGCGATCCTGTTGCCTCTCTTCGCGGCACTCCGTCTTTCGACTGGCGTTGAAGCATCTGCCACGCGCACCGCAGCCTCGGCAGCCGTGGTTCTGCTTGCGATTTTGGCTGTCGGCGAGTCCGCTCGGACGGTCGGAGAGCTTCGTCGGGAACTCCCCTTCGCCGGGCTGCCTGCCGGGTGGTACAGCCCCAGCATCTTCGGGGCTGCCCACGCACTCAATGACATGGGCGTAGGCCCTGGCGATACCGTCGCGTGCATCGGAACCACCGCCTGCCTCTACGATCCTTATTGGGCGCGACTGGCTGGTGTCCGCGTCCTCACCGAGATCTATGTGCCAACCACGCCTCTCTATCCCTCCTTTGCTGCTATGCCCAACCGCGACGAGGCCATCGACGTCGTGCGTCGTCAGGGCGACAAGGTACTCATTGGCTACTTCACCCCTGGCCTCATGACCGGCACGAATCCGATCTCGGCGGGCTGGCATGAGCTGGACAGCTCCCCTTTTTACGTTCTTCCTCTTAACCTTCCTACGGCGACTACTACGGAAAACCTTCACCCCTGA
- a CDS encoding type II toxin-antitoxin system death-on-curing family toxin: protein MEEPLWISKKAVLAMHQEQLAEHGGSDGIRDETLLDSALAKPRNVLAYADAPDIFRLAASNAFGIARNHAFVDGNKRTPLVVSLTFLDRNGWDLEASKEDVYFTFLHLADGSLSEDELTAWFAKHAVLLER from the coding sequence ATGGAAGAGCCACTTTGGATTTCAAAAAAAGCCGTGCTTGCGATGCATCAGGAGCAACTCGCCGAGCACGGCGGCTCGGATGGCATCCGCGACGAAACTTTGCTTGACTCCGCGCTCGCCAAGCCGCGAAACGTCTTAGCGTATGCGGATGCACCCGATATTTTTCGTCTCGCCGCCTCCAATGCCTTTGGAATCGCACGCAATCACGCATTTGTCGACGGCAACAAACGCACCCCCCTGGTGGTTTCGCTGACATTTTTAGATCGAAACGGCTGGGACCTGGAAGCCTCCAAAGAAGACGTCTACTTCACCTTTCTGCACCTAGCCGACGGCTCCCTGAGCGAGGACGAGCTGACCGCCTGGTTCGCCAAACATGCTGTTCTCTTGGAGAGATGA
- the dnaG gene encoding DNA primase, whose translation MSDNFAQTVKQQADIVRIIGDYIKLRKSGAQNYTGLCPFHKEKTGSFSVNATHGYFYCFGCHEKGDVFTFVMKLENISFPEAIRVVATKCGIPLPKREFSSPEEAREVGLRRQLIDVHEAATQYFEAALKAPEAARAREYLTGRGVTVETIAKFRIGYAPDDFNHMREQLAKHFTDEVLRASGLFSAKEQSDGGQGQLYARFRKRITFPIANEQGKTIAFTARALDAEDEKGRPIAKYLNSPETPLYSKGQVLFNLDKAKAEIRANDFALLVEGQMDCISVFMAGVHNVIATSGTAFTEMQIRLLGRFTKNVIVNFDPDAAGAMAAEKSIGLLIEEGFVVKVVTLEGGLDPDRFIREQGITKYQTFGYYATSLRAAIRHSDFLIDRARHLFPGRTSDAKVKAINFLLPHIRRMPNRIQRDEFAADAAQKLGIDSAILRQELKQAAAQRVESVRSHAHDPASETERVLLRALVLPEGDPARTLAAEQLIQHPEWYESLPSAGLLESLANAPVPSNPLDAAPDEPSRVLLARTLQETEDPDSASANAQSMTERVNNTLETLKYRQLERRQRELRTLIAEAHRRGDDDTKLTAEKIQIDRRLKE comes from the coding sequence ATGTCTGACAACTTCGCACAAACCGTCAAGCAACAGGCCGATATCGTCCGGATCATCGGCGACTACATCAAGCTGCGCAAATCCGGCGCCCAGAACTATACCGGCCTGTGCCCGTTTCACAAGGAGAAGACGGGATCTTTCTCCGTCAACGCAACTCACGGCTACTTCTATTGTTTTGGATGCCACGAAAAGGGCGACGTCTTCACCTTCGTGATGAAGCTGGAGAACATCAGCTTCCCCGAGGCTATTCGCGTGGTAGCCACCAAGTGCGGCATTCCGCTGCCCAAGCGTGAGTTCAGCTCTCCTGAGGAGGCCCGCGAGGTCGGCCTTCGCCGGCAGCTTATCGACGTTCACGAAGCAGCCACGCAGTACTTTGAAGCAGCGCTGAAAGCTCCTGAGGCCGCTCGCGCCCGCGAATACCTGACTGGACGGGGCGTTACGGTCGAGACCATTGCGAAGTTCCGGATCGGCTACGCGCCTGACGACTTCAACCACATGCGCGAGCAGCTTGCGAAGCACTTCACGGACGAAGTCCTGCGGGCGAGCGGCCTGTTCAGTGCCAAAGAACAGAGCGATGGCGGCCAGGGCCAGCTCTACGCGCGATTCCGCAAGCGCATCACGTTCCCAATCGCCAATGAGCAGGGGAAGACCATCGCCTTTACTGCACGGGCACTCGACGCGGAAGACGAAAAGGGCCGCCCCATCGCGAAGTATCTCAACTCCCCCGAGACCCCGCTCTACAGCAAGGGCCAGGTCCTGTTCAACCTGGACAAAGCCAAGGCCGAGATCCGCGCCAATGACTTCGCGCTCCTCGTCGAAGGCCAGATGGACTGCATCTCTGTCTTCATGGCCGGCGTCCACAACGTCATCGCCACCTCCGGCACCGCCTTTACCGAGATGCAGATCCGTCTCCTCGGCCGCTTCACCAAAAACGTCATCGTCAACTTCGACCCCGACGCCGCCGGCGCAATGGCCGCAGAGAAGTCCATCGGCCTGCTTATCGAAGAGGGCTTCGTTGTCAAAGTCGTCACCCTCGAGGGCGGCCTCGACCCTGACCGCTTCATCCGCGAGCAGGGCATTACAAAATACCAAACCTTCGGGTATTACGCGACATCATTGCGCGCCGCCATACGTCATTCCGATTTCCTCATCGACCGCGCCCGCCACCTCTTCCCGGGGCGGACCTCCGACGCCAAGGTGAAGGCTATCAACTTCCTCCTTCCACATATTCGTCGCATGCCGAATCGCATTCAGCGCGACGAGTTCGCTGCGGACGCTGCACAAAAACTTGGCATAGACTCTGCGATCCTGCGTCAGGAGCTGAAACAGGCTGCCGCACAACGCGTGGAGAGCGTTCGCTCCCATGCGCACGACCCTGCGAGCGAGACCGAGCGGGTGCTTCTCCGCGCTCTCGTTCTCCCCGAGGGTGACCCGGCTCGCACTCTGGCTGCTGAACAACTCATCCAACATCCTGAGTGGTATGAGAGTCTTCCCTCTGCTGGATTACTCGAGTCCCTTGCCAACGCCCCGGTTCCGTCTAACCCGCTCGATGCCGCACCCGACGAGCCCAGCCGAGTTCTTTTGGCCCGCACTCTTCAGGAGACAGAAGACCCCGATAGCGCCTCGGCCAATGCGCAATCCATGACGGAGCGCGTAAACAACACGCTCGAAACGCTCAAATACCGTCAGCTCGAACGCCGCCAGCGCGAGCTTCGGACCCTCATCGCCGAAGCTCACCGCCGGGGCGACGATGACACCAAGCTGACCGCGGAAAAGATTCAAATTGACCGAAGGCTGAAAGAGTAA
- a CDS encoding lipopolysaccharide biosynthesis protein: MTMDGSTKRRLMLGFLTNWVGKLSTTVIQFVQIPVFLHFWSVPLYGEWMIVNSIPAYLSFSNAGFGSVAGNEMTMLVARDDRAAALRVFQSCWWLIALICTATIVLLSGTLYYLPASRLLRLTTLGESDTKWIIFYLGVSVLLGQLEQLLQSAYRAVGRYPYGTFLKNMFSLFAFGCMIGAVTLGAGARTTALVFASVNVAITLFFCILVRRDIPWIEYGWQHASFAEIRKLARPAFAFMGFPLGNALSLQGSLLAVGYALGPTEVVIFSTARTVSRVALQMVQMVNNTFEPEMSIAFGAGNYELTRTLLRRACQLALIVALVLVLVMLSFGPWFLVHWTGGHVPPSRPLLSILLVIVVLYALWSTCGTLMTSTNQHQRLATYYILGTSVACVLCYVLAGAYGLYGAAASLLISEIVMNLYVVPACLRIARDTLPAFLASMLHYPPSLRPASLLARIRRSRPGFES, encoded by the coding sequence ATGACTATGGACGGGTCCACAAAGCGAAGGCTGATGCTCGGCTTCCTGACCAACTGGGTAGGGAAACTCTCCACTACCGTGATTCAGTTCGTTCAGATTCCGGTCTTCCTCCACTTCTGGAGCGTACCGCTCTATGGCGAATGGATGATCGTCAACTCCATCCCTGCGTATCTCAGCTTCAGCAACGCCGGCTTCGGCTCGGTTGCGGGCAATGAGATGACCATGTTGGTGGCGCGCGATGACCGTGCCGCTGCGCTCCGCGTCTTCCAGAGCTGCTGGTGGCTTATTGCCCTCATCTGCACGGCGACGATCGTCCTGCTCTCGGGAACCCTCTACTATCTTCCTGCCTCCCGCCTGCTAAGGCTCACCACGCTGGGGGAGTCCGATACCAAGTGGATCATCTTCTACCTTGGGGTCTCCGTGCTGCTCGGTCAGTTGGAGCAACTGCTGCAGTCGGCCTACCGGGCAGTTGGCCGTTATCCCTACGGCACCTTCCTCAAGAATATGTTTTCCCTGTTCGCCTTTGGCTGCATGATCGGTGCGGTCACGCTGGGCGCGGGAGCACGTACGACGGCGTTGGTCTTTGCCTCGGTCAACGTGGCCATCACCCTATTTTTCTGCATTTTGGTGCGCCGCGACATTCCCTGGATTGAGTACGGGTGGCAACATGCCAGCTTCGCCGAGATTCGCAAGCTGGCCCGTCCGGCCTTCGCCTTTATGGGATTTCCCCTGGGCAATGCCCTCAGCCTTCAGGGCAGCCTGCTTGCTGTCGGCTATGCGCTGGGGCCCACCGAGGTGGTTATCTTCAGCACGGCCCGCACCGTCTCGCGGGTTGCGCTGCAGATGGTCCAGATGGTCAACAACACCTTCGAGCCCGAGATGTCGATCGCCTTCGGGGCGGGAAACTATGAGCTGACTCGCACGCTCCTCCGCCGCGCCTGCCAGCTGGCCCTTATCGTGGCGCTGGTGCTGGTTCTGGTGATGCTGAGCTTCGGGCCGTGGTTCCTGGTTCACTGGACGGGTGGCCACGTGCCGCCGAGCCGGCCGCTGCTCAGCATTCTTCTCGTCATCGTCGTTCTGTACGCCCTGTGGTCCACCTGCGGCACCCTGATGACCTCCACCAATCAGCATCAGCGGCTTGCCACCTACTACATTCTCGGCACTAGTGTCGCCTGCGTCCTGTGCTACGTGCTGGCGGGAGCCTACGGCCTCTATGGAGCGGCTGCCTCGCTCCTGATCTCCGAGATCGTCATGAACCTGTACGTTGTGCCTGCCTGCCTGCGGATCGCTCGCGATACCCTGCCGGCTTTCCTGGCCAGCATGCTCCACTATCCGCCGTCGCTGCGACCGGCCTCGCTTCTTGCCCGAATCCGCCGTTCCAGACCCGGCTTTGAAAGCTAA
- a CDS encoding zinc-dependent alcohol dehydrogenase family protein has protein sequence MKAAILHSANQPLRIEDVPTPVATAGNLLLRVLACGVCRTDLHIFEGDLPLIQQPLIPGHQIVGEIIDGATPDRPHGMRVGVSWIGGTDGTCPFCRRGEENLCDNPVFTGYTINGGYAEYVLVRSDFTYPLPDALDDTHVAPLLCAGIIGFRSLRVAGTQPGERVGLFGFGASASQAIEVLRHWSCEVYVSTRGESHRAQASSLGATWVGTEDDKPPVQLDRAITFAPSGAVVVSALSSLRKGGIVAINAIHLDQMPAFDYDKLLWGERQIRSVANMTRQDALDFLQLAAEIGIRPQVQVFPLDRADEALQAVKHETSNGPCVIVP, from the coding sequence ATGAAAGCCGCTATCCTCCACTCCGCCAACCAGCCGCTCCGAATCGAAGACGTCCCCACGCCCGTCGCCACCGCGGGCAATCTCCTCCTCCGAGTCCTCGCCTGCGGAGTCTGCCGCACCGACCTTCACATCTTCGAAGGCGATCTTCCCCTCATCCAACAACCGCTCATCCCCGGCCACCAGATCGTCGGCGAAATCATCGACGGCGCAACCCCCGACCGTCCCCACGGCATGCGCGTCGGAGTCTCCTGGATCGGCGGAACCGACGGCACCTGTCCCTTCTGCCGTCGCGGCGAAGAGAACCTCTGCGACAACCCCGTCTTCACCGGCTACACCATCAACGGCGGCTATGCCGAGTACGTTCTCGTCCGCTCCGACTTCACCTACCCGCTCCCGGACGCCCTCGACGACACCCACGTCGCGCCCCTCCTCTGCGCCGGCATCATCGGCTTTCGCAGCCTTCGCGTCGCGGGCACTCAGCCCGGAGAGCGCGTCGGACTATTCGGCTTCGGCGCCTCAGCCAGCCAGGCAATCGAAGTCCTCCGCCACTGGAGCTGCGAGGTCTACGTCTCCACCCGGGGCGAATCCCATCGCGCTCAAGCCTCGTCTCTCGGCGCAACCTGGGTCGGAACAGAAGACGACAAACCGCCCGTCCAACTTGACCGCGCCATCACCTTCGCACCCAGCGGAGCCGTCGTCGTCAGCGCACTCTCCAGCCTCCGCAAAGGCGGTATCGTCGCCATCAACGCCATCCACCTCGACCAGATGCCCGCCTTCGACTACGACAAGCTCCTCTGGGGCGAGCGCCAGATCCGCAGTGTCGCCAACATGACCCGCCAGGACGCTCTCGACTTCCTGCAACTAGCGGCCGAAATCGGCATCCGCCCCCAGGTTCAGGTCTTCCCCCTCGACCGCGCCGACGAAGCCCTCCAAGCCGTCAAACACGAAACCTCCAACGGCCCCTGCGTCATCGTGCCCTAA